From the genome of Pseudomonas yamanorum, one region includes:
- a CDS encoding prepilin peptidase, which translates to MIQSLVLFVWLALCAVQDIRLRQISNRLTLGAGLLALVYLLWSGTTWLGAPAAEGGGAFALALLFTLPGYALGRLGAGDVKLIAALGLATNYLYVLGTFIGAGLASAAWLLLAPRLWPLMNQELKNTLQYLHPERSARQPFVPFLWVGFCLAWLWIPLVAT; encoded by the coding sequence GTGATTCAAAGCCTCGTCCTATTCGTTTGGCTGGCGCTGTGCGCTGTGCAAGATATCCGTCTACGTCAGATCTCCAACCGCTTGACCCTCGGCGCAGGCTTGCTGGCGCTGGTTTACCTGCTCTGGAGCGGTACCACCTGGCTCGGCGCGCCTGCCGCCGAGGGTGGCGGGGCATTTGCCCTGGCGCTGTTGTTTACCCTGCCGGGTTACGCGCTGGGCCGTCTGGGGGCCGGTGACGTGAAGTTGATCGCGGCATTGGGACTGGCGACCAACTACCTCTACGTATTGGGCACTTTCATCGGCGCAGGCCTCGCCAGCGCGGCGTGGCTGCTGCTGGCCCCCAGGCTGTGGCCGCTGATGAATCAAGAGCTTAAGAACACCTTGCAGTACCTGCATCCGGAACGCTCGGCCAGACAGCCGTTCGTGCCGTTTTTATGGGTCGGGTTTTGCCTGGCCTGGCTTTGGATCCCATTAGTCGCCACGTAG
- a CDS encoding TadE/TadG family type IV pilus assembly protein: MKKDLPRKQKGAAALEFAMVFMIFFAVFYGLVSYSLPLLLMQSFTQAAAEGVRRSVALDPSTPNYITALPNQAVAAAQAQLSWIPSSFKFLPTYVTATYSASSLLTVQINYPTSSLQNVLPFLVLPGFGTVPALPPTLSAQSSMQF, from the coding sequence ATGAAAAAAGACCTCCCTAGAAAGCAAAAAGGTGCCGCCGCGCTGGAGTTCGCGATGGTCTTCATGATTTTTTTTGCCGTGTTTTATGGTCTGGTCAGCTACAGCCTGCCGTTACTGTTGATGCAGTCCTTTACCCAAGCCGCCGCTGAAGGCGTAAGGCGTAGCGTCGCGCTGGACCCCTCCACGCCTAACTACATAACGGCACTGCCCAATCAGGCCGTCGCCGCGGCGCAGGCACAATTGTCCTGGATCCCCTCGTCGTTCAAGTTCCTGCCCACGTATGTCACGGCAACCTATAGCGCGAGCTCGCTGTTGACGGTGCAAATCAACTATCCAACGTCCAGCCTTCAGAACGTGTTGCCGTTTCTGGTACTGCCAGGCTTTGGGACCGTCCCCGCCCTGCCTCCCACGCTTTCGGCCCAATCGAGCATGCAGTTTTGA
- a CDS encoding PAS domain-containing sensor histidine kinase: MTSGDKLFGRLLGRGNHLDADAPAALPTTAALLFYLDAQGRVLDIQGPLRHRLEQPAAQPHQPALLLEYLTPMSSLVIEGTPGDWQGQSLDLEFKGLAGQTLHTRGWVQPEGKAWLLQLLDIGDLIAHRQLTQRREHNQRVNDQISEQLRVCSLTRLPEVLQDTLQTISQHWHVPCTAIALLDEQGQEWCIQGCYTSHDAPALWSNGQALGASLDSLGGTAPVSLGVNRGHSDHPRLQGLFGNTDGFLVPYHDGHGVGAWLLCGLYSRQEHTSDRDWLQLTAALAAPLLGRLREQHHQQQLERLDALQGLLGTGWWELPPHSEDIELAPQLLHTLNHGESTTRLSLPMWLKLIHPADREELASRLQDLKTLGKPLSTSVRLQPTDPTQNPIWYRVQGQALGSGGHRRLVGFMLDISDIKNQAQQAAAAHARLDNLIASSPAVIYVQRYVEGTLQPVFFSDSLLPLLGRTLADFTPATLNQWIHPEDRDLYFDRTRRLLREGNVRSRYRVLDKQGDYHWLLDEARLLRDDLGLPVEAVGLWLDVTETTLAAQRVKESEERYRILVEDSPAMICRYRPDLTLTFGNTPLANYMECLPEQLPGMNLSQWLSEEQREAFVQRIRQLTPEFPVSTAEISLQLPGRTHAWWVWSDRGVFDEQGQLQEVQAVGRDNTEVRRSQQQLTQSAKMATLGEMATGLAHEINQPLNVMRMAIVNVLKRLSNGDAQIDYLTEKLQRIDSQVQRAARVVDHMRVFGRRSEVEQQPFNPAQAVEGTLSLLTEGLRGKGIELRVTQTDIAVQVKGYVDQLEQVLINLMVNARDALLSKREHDRDLRPWISVQIEHDSRHVRIWVEDNGGGIDPRLLERIFEPFFTTKPIGVGTGLGLSVSYGIVENMGGRLSVANSEHGAKFCVELPAVSEV, from the coding sequence TTGACCTCAGGGGATAAATTGTTCGGCCGCCTGCTCGGCCGTGGCAACCACCTGGATGCGGACGCGCCGGCAGCACTGCCCACCACCGCCGCCCTGTTGTTCTACCTGGACGCCCAAGGCCGCGTGCTGGACATCCAGGGCCCGCTGCGCCATCGGCTGGAACAGCCCGCCGCGCAACCGCACCAGCCTGCCTTGCTGCTCGAATACCTCACGCCGATGAGCAGCCTGGTGATTGAAGGCACGCCCGGCGACTGGCAGGGGCAAAGCCTGGACCTGGAGTTCAAAGGGCTTGCCGGGCAAACCCTGCATACCCGCGGCTGGGTTCAACCCGAGGGCAAGGCTTGGCTCCTTCAATTGCTGGACATTGGCGACCTGATTGCCCATCGCCAACTGACTCAGCGACGCGAACACAATCAGCGCGTAAACGACCAGATCAGCGAGCAACTACGGGTCTGCAGCCTGACGCGCCTGCCCGAGGTGCTGCAAGACACTCTCCAGACCATCTCCCAGCACTGGCACGTCCCCTGCACTGCGATTGCCTTGCTGGACGAGCAGGGCCAGGAGTGGTGTATCCAGGGCTGTTACACATCCCACGACGCTCCGGCACTTTGGAGCAACGGGCAAGCCCTGGGCGCCAGCCTCGACAGCCTGGGCGGTACAGCGCCGGTGAGCCTGGGGGTAAACCGAGGCCACAGCGACCACCCGCGCCTGCAAGGGCTGTTTGGCAATACCGATGGTTTTCTGGTGCCCTATCACGATGGTCATGGCGTGGGTGCATGGTTGCTGTGCGGCCTTTATAGCCGCCAGGAACACACCAGCGACCGTGACTGGCTGCAACTGACCGCCGCCCTCGCCGCACCGTTGCTCGGCCGCCTGCGCGAACAGCACCATCAGCAGCAACTGGAGCGCCTCGACGCCCTGCAGGGACTGCTCGGCACCGGCTGGTGGGAACTGCCCCCCCACAGTGAGGACATTGAACTCGCCCCGCAGTTGCTGCACACCCTCAACCACGGCGAGTCCACCACACGGCTCTCGTTGCCGATGTGGCTCAAGCTGATTCACCCTGCCGACCGGGAAGAGCTCGCCAGCCGCCTGCAAGACCTCAAGACCCTGGGCAAGCCGCTGTCCACCAGCGTTCGCCTGCAACCTACCGACCCGACGCAAAACCCCATCTGGTACCGCGTACAGGGGCAAGCGCTGGGCTCGGGCGGGCACCGCCGCCTGGTGGGCTTCATGCTCGACATCAGCGATATAAAAAACCAGGCTCAACAGGCCGCCGCCGCCCACGCACGCCTGGACAACCTGATCGCCAGCTCCCCGGCCGTGATCTACGTGCAGCGCTACGTCGAAGGCACGCTGCAACCGGTGTTCTTCAGCGACAGCCTGCTGCCGCTGCTGGGCCGCACCCTGGCCGACTTCACCCCGGCGACGCTGAACCAATGGATCCACCCCGAAGACCGCGACCTCTACTTCGACCGTACCCGCCGACTGCTGCGCGAAGGCAACGTGCGCAGTCGCTACCGAGTGCTCGACAAACAGGGCGATTACCACTGGCTGCTGGATGAAGCCCGACTGCTACGCGACGATCTCGGGTTGCCCGTGGAAGCCGTGGGCCTGTGGCTGGATGTGACCGAGACGACCCTGGCGGCGCAACGGGTCAAGGAAAGCGAGGAACGCTATCGAATCCTGGTGGAAGACTCCCCTGCGATGATCTGCCGTTACCGCCCGGACCTGACCCTGACCTTCGGTAATACCCCCCTGGCCAACTACATGGAGTGCCTGCCTGAACAACTGCCGGGCATGAACCTCAGCCAGTGGTTGTCCGAAGAACAACGCGAGGCATTTGTGCAGCGCATCCGGCAGTTGACCCCGGAGTTCCCCGTGAGCACCGCCGAAATCAGCCTGCAATTGCCGGGGCGCACACATGCCTGGTGGGTGTGGTCGGACCGGGGCGTATTCGACGAACAGGGCCAGTTGCAGGAAGTGCAGGCCGTGGGCCGCGACAACACCGAAGTGCGCCGCTCCCAGCAGCAACTGACCCAAAGCGCCAAAATGGCCACCCTCGGCGAAATGGCCACCGGCCTGGCCCACGAGATCAACCAGCCGCTGAATGTGATGCGCATGGCCATCGTCAACGTGCTCAAGCGCTTGAGCAACGGTGATGCACAGATCGACTACCTGACGGAAAAACTCCAGCGCATCGACTCCCAGGTCCAGCGAGCCGCCCGCGTGGTGGATCATATGCGCGTGTTCGGCCGCCGCTCTGAAGTCGAACAACAGCCCTTCAACCCGGCGCAGGCGGTGGAAGGCACCTTGTCGCTGCTCACTGAAGGCCTGCGTGGCAAAGGCATAGAACTGCGGGTGACGCAGACGGACATTGCGGTGCAGGTCAAAGGCTACGTCGACCAGTTGGAGCAGGTGCTGATCAACCTGATGGTCAACGCCCGCGATGCTCTGCTGAGCAAGCGCGAACACGACCGCGACCTGCGGCCGTGGATCTCGGTGCAGATCGAACACGACAGCCGTCACGTGCGCATCTGGGTCGAGGACAACGGCGGCGGGATTGACCCACGGCTGCTGGAGCGGATTTTCGAACCGTTCTTCACCACCAAGCCGATTGGCGTGGGCACCGGCCTGGGGTTATCAGTGAGCTATGGCATTGTCGAGAACATGGGCGGCCGGTTGAGCGTCGCCAACAGTGAACATGGGGCGAAGTTTTGTGTGGAGTTGCCGGCGGTGAGCGAGGTTTAG
- a CDS encoding pilus assembly protein TadG-related protein produces the protein MSLRLRSGRLPGYARQRGAIGLIAAVTLGIALVFLLLVIDSSRLYLEKRKLQSVADTAALEAANRGGQCAPSTTANDYATQNATRNGFTIVANTRALAVTCGTLVTNASNQRVFSANATKNDAIQVVASETVATSVAGGIWNMVNGTAVTAQTTVNAVAVAALGPPLASLTIRSTALVVDTNNAPLLNALTGGLLGGAVNLSVAGWNGLINTNISLLSYLNQLKLDLGLTAGGYTQVLGNTIAVGQLIQSAINVLDPTHTLSATATIASLQALKVAAGATTVVLGNVLSVESGASVAALAVNMRVFDLIQGFVQLANKQNGLVASFPINLPGVAQITASVQVLQPPQLSAIGNPALATAAGQNPMTGPNRIYVQTAQLRTKLSVNLPILNTVSTLTNAVTGLVSPLLGTLDALLSLNLVGVINSLTCAISCTSPVLQVLPPPVGIDIELDAASAASWVTGYSCASPTTKTLTTATNTSLVNLRMGQIASSSVFGTGPTPPTVVVTPLKIVDIGTKTCTLIVFCNPVVMGVGGGLGLSANISAGGTYNIPYTYQSPNLPEISQPPYYSSYSTTNIVSGLTDPVNGVTAGLNLNMYGPTPGNANLLGNLIGGLGSVLSGVTTALLNVLNATLIPLINSLVNTLLLGLGVDLNQVGVGANLSCHSGNAYLVI, from the coding sequence ATGTCTCTTCGACTTCGTTCCGGTCGCCTGCCCGGGTATGCAAGGCAGCGTGGTGCGATTGGCTTGATTGCGGCCGTGACCCTGGGCATCGCCTTGGTATTCCTGTTGCTGGTTATCGATAGCAGTCGCCTGTACCTGGAAAAGCGCAAGTTGCAGTCCGTGGCCGATACGGCAGCCCTGGAGGCTGCCAATCGTGGCGGGCAATGCGCACCGAGCACCACGGCCAACGATTACGCCACGCAGAACGCCACGCGCAATGGCTTCACGATTGTCGCCAACACCCGGGCACTGGCGGTCACCTGCGGCACGTTGGTGACCAATGCCAGCAATCAGCGGGTCTTCAGCGCCAACGCCACTAAAAACGATGCGATTCAGGTGGTAGCCTCCGAGACCGTGGCGACCAGCGTCGCCGGCGGCATATGGAACATGGTCAACGGTACTGCGGTGACCGCGCAGACGACGGTGAATGCAGTGGCGGTCGCCGCACTGGGGCCGCCGCTGGCGTCATTGACCATTCGCAGCACGGCGTTGGTCGTGGATACGAACAACGCGCCCCTGCTTAACGCGCTGACCGGCGGATTGTTGGGCGGCGCCGTGAATCTCTCGGTGGCGGGCTGGAACGGCCTGATCAACACCAATATTTCTTTGCTGAGTTACCTGAACCAACTGAAGCTCGACCTGGGGCTGACGGCCGGTGGTTATACACAGGTACTGGGCAACACCATCGCGGTTGGCCAACTGATTCAGTCGGCAATCAATGTGCTGGACCCCACGCATACATTGTCGGCCACTGCGACCATTGCCAGCCTACAGGCCCTGAAAGTCGCAGCGGGTGCGACCACGGTGGTGCTGGGCAATGTGCTGTCGGTGGAGAGTGGTGCCAGCGTCGCCGCCCTGGCGGTCAACATGCGGGTGTTCGACCTGATTCAGGGGTTCGTGCAATTGGCCAACAAGCAAAACGGACTGGTGGCCAGTTTCCCTATCAACTTGCCGGGGGTGGCGCAAATCACTGCCAGCGTCCAGGTGTTGCAGCCGCCACAGCTGTCGGCCATCGGTAACCCGGCGCTTGCCACGGCGGCCGGGCAGAATCCCATGACCGGCCCAAACCGGATTTACGTACAAACGGCTCAGTTACGCACGAAGCTGTCGGTTAACCTGCCGATACTCAACACCGTCTCCACGCTGACTAACGCGGTGACCGGGTTGGTGAGCCCGCTGCTGGGTACGTTGGACGCGCTGCTCAGCCTGAACCTGGTCGGGGTGATCAATTCGTTGACCTGTGCGATCTCGTGTACTTCGCCGGTGTTGCAAGTGCTGCCGCCGCCGGTGGGTATCGATATCGAGCTGGATGCGGCGAGTGCCGCCAGTTGGGTCACCGGTTACAGCTGCGCCAGCCCGACCACTAAAACCCTGACCACGGCCACCAACACATCACTGGTCAATCTGCGGATGGGCCAGATTGCCAGCAGCAGCGTTTTCGGGACTGGCCCTACACCCCCTACGGTGGTGGTGACGCCGTTGAAGATCGTCGATATCGGTACGAAGACCTGCACATTAATTGTGTTCTGCAATCCGGTGGTGATGGGCGTAGGCGGAGGGTTGGGGTTATCGGCCAATATTTCGGCAGGCGGTACCTACAACATTCCCTACACCTACCAATCGCCGAATTTGCCGGAGATTTCCCAGCCACCGTATTACTCCAGCTACAGCACCACCAATATCGTCAGCGGCCTGACCGATCCGGTGAACGGCGTGACGGCCGGGCTTAACCTGAATATGTACGGGCCTACCCCCGGCAACGCGAACCTGCTGGGCAACCTGATCGGCGGCCTTGGATCGGTTTTAAGCGGCGTGACCACGGCGTTGCTCAACGTGTTGAATGCCACGCTGATACCCTTGATCAATTCGTTGGTGAATACCCTGTTGCTGGGGCTGGGAGTCGACCTTAACCAGGTCGGCGTGGGCGCCAACCTCAGTTGCCACTCGGGTAATGCGTATCTGGTGATCTAA
- a CDS encoding DUF4136 domain-containing protein: MLRRIAALAVVVLLGGCQTSQVNHDFDASRDFGAYRSWSWKEPALQYRPDDPRIKSDLTEQRIRQAVGEQLDQRGLRPAAPGTKADLNVQTYLIVEDRQQQVTTNYGGAWGGPWNGYWGAPMYNETRNITYKVATIQIDLLDGKDGKLVWRGSDEQILASSPEPQDRSAAIRATVTKVLSNYPPH, translated from the coding sequence ATGCTTCGTCGTATTGCTGCACTTGCTGTTGTTGTGTTGCTGGGCGGTTGCCAGACCAGCCAGGTCAACCATGATTTCGACGCCAGCCGGGACTTTGGCGCGTACCGCAGTTGGAGTTGGAAAGAACCCGCGCTGCAATACCGCCCGGATGACCCGCGGATCAAGAGTGACCTCACCGAACAGCGCATCCGCCAGGCCGTGGGCGAGCAACTCGACCAGCGTGGCCTGCGCCCTGCGGCGCCGGGTACTAAGGCTGACCTGAATGTGCAGACCTACCTGATCGTCGAAGACCGCCAGCAACAAGTCACCACCAACTACGGCGGCGCCTGGGGTGGCCCGTGGAATGGTTATTGGGGCGCGCCGATGTATAACGAAACCCGCAACATTACCTACAAGGTCGCCACCATCCAGATCGACTTGCTCGACGGCAAGGACGGCAAACTGGTGTGGCGTGGCAGCGATGAGCAAATCCTCGCCAGTTCGCCCGAGCCACAGGACCGCAGCGCCGCTATTCGTGCCACGGTGACCAAGGTGCTGTCCAACTACCCGCCTCATTAA
- a CDS encoding DUF4136 domain-containing protein has translation MKRCLGLILLGLGLAGCQSPNPYVAASAPMPPAPAQAANTFDASAYPAPVRDYGAYRSWAWLNNQLPAGSAWADSAQIAEAVSGALDQRGLRPLHDNRAPDLLVSADVRLEKRLRQVQDDYGYGYGGYNRYGNGYGMYNSVPVVRTYEVTVAVARISLFDARTRQPVWSTSAETTSQGSLSERADSLREAMQKAMTAYPPS, from the coding sequence ATGAAGCGCTGTCTTGGACTGATCCTGCTGGGCCTGGGCCTGGCGGGTTGCCAAAGCCCCAACCCGTATGTGGCGGCATCCGCCCCGATGCCGCCGGCCCCTGCCCAGGCGGCCAACACCTTTGATGCCAGCGCCTACCCTGCGCCGGTGCGCGACTATGGCGCCTATCGCAGTTGGGCCTGGCTCAACAACCAACTGCCGGCGGGTTCGGCCTGGGCCGATTCGGCGCAGATCGCCGAGGCCGTCAGCGGCGCCCTCGACCAGCGCGGCCTGCGCCCTTTGCATGACAACCGCGCCCCCGACCTGCTGGTGAGCGCCGATGTGCGCCTGGAAAAGCGCCTGCGCCAGGTTCAGGACGACTATGGCTACGGTTACGGCGGCTATAACCGCTACGGCAACGGCTACGGCATGTACAACAGCGTGCCGGTGGTACGCACCTATGAAGTGACAGTGGCGGTGGCGCGCATCAGCTTGTTCGACGCGCGTACCCGCCAGCCGGTCTGGAGCACCAGCGCCGAAACCACGAGCCAGGGCAGCCTCAGCGAACGCGCCGATTCCCTGCGTGAGGCGATGCAAAAGGCAATGACTGCCTACCCACCCAGTTAG
- a CDS encoding methyltransferase domain-containing protein, giving the protein MSDRHFDQLATRFAEKIYGGAKGAIRLAVLQADLIEALPDRPLRVLDIGAGLGHMSLWLAERGHDVTLAEPAEPMLEGARQRFAEAGQTATFIQAPWQDLLGQLTEPYDLVLCHAVLEWLAEPHAILPVLHQLTAPGGWLSLAFYNRDALIYRNLLKGHFRKMRKNDMAGEKQSLTPQQPLDPRELATQLEGLWQVETQSGVRVFHDYMPVEFQARAELLDLLEMELAHRRHPSFAGLGRYLHWICRPV; this is encoded by the coding sequence ATGAGTGACCGTCATTTCGACCAGCTTGCCACCCGTTTCGCCGAGAAGATCTACGGCGGCGCCAAGGGCGCGATTCGCCTGGCGGTGCTCCAGGCCGACCTGATTGAAGCGCTGCCGGATCGTCCGCTGCGGGTACTGGATATCGGTGCCGGCCTGGGCCATATGTCACTGTGGCTGGCCGAGCGCGGCCACGACGTGACCCTGGCGGAACCCGCTGAGCCGATGCTCGAAGGCGCCCGCCAGCGTTTCGCCGAAGCCGGGCAGACCGCCACCTTCATTCAGGCACCCTGGCAAGACCTGCTCGGCCAGCTCACCGAACCCTACGACCTGGTGCTGTGCCACGCCGTGCTGGAATGGCTGGCCGAACCCCACGCGATCCTGCCGGTGTTGCACCAGTTGACCGCACCCGGTGGCTGGCTGTCCCTGGCCTTCTACAATCGCGATGCGTTGATTTACCGCAACCTGCTCAAAGGCCACTTCCGCAAAATGCGCAAGAACGACATGGCCGGTGAAAAGCAGAGCCTCACGCCGCAGCAACCCCTGGACCCACGGGAGTTGGCGACGCAACTAGAGGGCCTGTGGCAGGTCGAAACCCAAAGTGGCGTGCGGGTGTTCCACGACTATATGCCGGTGGAATTCCAGGCCCGCGCCGAGTTGCTGGATTTGTTGGAGATGGAGCTCGCACATCGTCGTCACCCAAGCTTTGCCGGACTTGGGCGTTATTTGCACTGGATCTGCCGTCCGGTTTAA
- a CDS encoding MazG-like family protein has protein sequence MNLDHLTERLHRIRDTNDWKQFHSPKNLAMAASVEMAELVEIFQWLSEDQSRQLPVDKLAHAGQEVGDVVLYLLLLCSELGLDMDQVVQAKLADSERRFAK, from the coding sequence ATGAATCTCGACCACCTCACCGAACGCCTGCACCGCATCCGCGATACCAACGACTGGAAGCAATTCCACAGCCCCAAGAACCTGGCGATGGCCGCCAGCGTTGAAATGGCCGAGCTGGTGGAGATATTCCAGTGGCTGAGCGAAGACCAGTCGCGCCAGTTGCCCGTCGACAAACTCGCCCATGCCGGCCAGGAAGTGGGCGACGTTGTGCTGTACCTGCTGCTGTTGTGCAGCGAATTGGGGTTGGACATGGATCAGGTGGTACAGGCCAAACTGGCCGACAGCGAACGGCGGTTTGCCAAATGA
- a CDS encoding MATE family efflux transporter, translating into MTSLLTDWRDRPTHRRVWALAAPMILSNISVPLVALVDSMVIGHLPHAHQLGAVAVGASLYTFLAWAMGFLRMGSTGFAAQAAGRGDGAALRQILLQGLLLALGLAMLLGSIGIPLSGLVLDWMQPSPELNQLTREFFHTRLFGLPAALASYALVGWFLGTQNARAPLAILLTTNLVNIALNLWFVLGLDWGVVGSARASVIAEWTGALLGLALTQKALRAYPGHIAWAALKLWQSWRPLLAVNRDIFIRSLALQSVFFMITVQGARLGDATVAANALLLNGLLLTAHALDGLAHAVEALCGHAIGAHDRHALRRSLVVACGWSLLASVGFAILFAVFGHLFIAMQTDIPSVRETADIYLPYLAVLPLIAVWSYLLDGLFIGATRAREMRNGMLLTVVIVLPFAWALQGLGNHGLWITFLLFMALRSLTLWAIAWRLNKQDRWLTGPA; encoded by the coding sequence ATGACTTCCCTGCTAACCGACTGGCGCGACCGCCCCACCCACCGCCGCGTGTGGGCCCTCGCCGCGCCGATGATCCTGTCGAACATTTCCGTGCCGCTGGTAGCGCTGGTAGACAGCATGGTCATCGGCCACCTGCCCCACGCCCATCAACTCGGTGCCGTGGCCGTCGGGGCCAGCCTGTACACCTTCCTCGCCTGGGCCATGGGCTTCCTGCGTATGGGCTCCACCGGGTTTGCCGCCCAGGCCGCCGGGCGCGGTGATGGGGCCGCACTGCGGCAGATTCTGTTGCAAGGACTACTGCTGGCGCTGGGCCTGGCGATGTTGCTCGGCAGTATCGGCATTCCGTTAAGCGGCCTGGTGCTGGACTGGATGCAGCCCTCGCCCGAACTGAACCAACTGACCCGCGAATTCTTCCACACCCGCCTCTTCGGCCTGCCGGCCGCCCTGGCCAGCTACGCGCTGGTGGGTTGGTTCCTCGGCACTCAGAACGCCCGCGCACCGCTGGCGATTCTGCTGACCACCAACCTCGTCAACATCGCCCTCAACCTGTGGTTCGTGCTGGGCCTGGACTGGGGCGTGGTCGGCTCGGCCCGGGCCTCGGTGATCGCCGAATGGACCGGCGCCCTCCTTGGCCTGGCCCTCACCCAAAAAGCCCTGCGGGCCTACCCCGGCCATATCGCCTGGGCCGCGCTCAAACTATGGCAAAGCTGGCGCCCGCTGCTGGCGGTGAACCGCGATATCTTCATCCGCAGCCTGGCCCTGCAATCGGTGTTTTTCATGATTACCGTGCAAGGCGCTCGCTTGGGTGATGCCACGGTGGCGGCGAACGCGCTGCTGCTGAATGGTTTGTTGCTGACGGCTCATGCCCTGGACGGACTGGCCCATGCTGTGGAGGCGTTATGCGGCCACGCCATCGGCGCCCACGACCGCCACGCCTTGCGCCGCTCGCTGGTGGTGGCCTGTGGTTGGTCGCTGCTGGCCAGCGTCGGTTTCGCGATCCTGTTCGCCGTGTTCGGCCACCTGTTTATCGCCATGCAAACCGACATCCCGAGCGTGCGCGAAACCGCCGATATCTACTTGCCCTACCTCGCCGTGTTGCCGCTGATTGCGGTGTGGAGCTACCTGCTGGACGGCCTGTTCATCGGCGCCACCCGCGCCCGGGAAATGCGCAACGGCATGCTGCTGACGGTGGTGATTGTGCTGCCCTTCGCCTGGGCCTTGCAGGGCCTGGGCAATCACGGCCTGTGGATAACCTTCCTGCTGTTCATGGCCCTGCGCAGCCTGACGCTGTGGGCGATTGCCTGGCGCCTGAACAAACAGGACCGCTGGCTCACTGGCCCGGCGTGA
- a CDS encoding alpha/beta hydrolase, producing MSGKLLQVFTLAIATLLAACSPIKVLNALTPTSTFTKTSSIAYGDDPRQKLDIYRPVTALPDAPVVVFFYGGSWNSGSKDDYGFVGEALASRGIVVVIADYRLYPQVRYPLFLQDGAQAVAWAHQHSADYGGDPRKLYVMGHSSGAYNAAMLALDPQWLAGVGLSPSVFKGWIGLAGPYDFLPIENREVRPVFFFPDSPPDSQPINHVSHDAPPSLLIASVDDNLVNPTRNTGGLANKLRAAGVPVEAFYFTKTSHATLVASISRPLRWLAPVLDRVTAFIKFTPGQ from the coding sequence ATGTCGGGCAAACTCCTGCAAGTGTTCACCCTGGCCATCGCGACGCTGCTCGCAGCCTGCTCCCCGATCAAAGTGCTCAACGCACTCACCCCCACCAGCACCTTCACCAAAACATCTTCCATCGCCTACGGCGACGACCCCCGCCAGAAACTCGATATCTACCGCCCCGTCACCGCCTTGCCCGACGCGCCCGTCGTGGTGTTTTTCTATGGCGGCAGCTGGAACAGCGGCTCAAAGGATGACTACGGTTTCGTCGGCGAAGCCCTGGCTTCGCGCGGCATCGTGGTGGTGATCGCCGACTACCGGCTTTACCCACAAGTGCGCTACCCACTGTTTTTGCAGGACGGCGCCCAAGCAGTTGCGTGGGCGCATCAGCACAGTGCCGATTACGGTGGCGATCCCCGCAAGCTGTATGTGATGGGCCACAGTTCCGGTGCGTACAACGCGGCAATGCTGGCGCTGGACCCACAGTGGTTGGCCGGGGTCGGCCTGTCGCCGTCAGTCTTCAAGGGATGGATCGGCCTCGCCGGGCCGTATGATTTCCTGCCGATTGAAAACCGCGAGGTGCGCCCGGTGTTCTTCTTCCCGGATTCGCCACCCGATTCCCAACCCATCAACCACGTCAGCCATGACGCGCCGCCGAGCCTGTTGATTGCCTCGGTGGACGACAACCTGGTCAACCCCACGCGTAATACCGGCGGGTTGGCGAACAAGCTGCGGGCGGCGGGCGTGCCGGTGGAGGCGTTCTACTTCACCAAGACCAGCCACGCGACATTGGTGGCCTCGATCTCCCGGCCGCTGCGCTGGCTGGCGCCCGTGTTGGACCGGGTCACGGCGTTTATCAAGTTCACGCCGGGCCAGTGA